A part of Anas acuta chromosome 26, bAnaAcu1.1, whole genome shotgun sequence genomic DNA contains:
- the CACTIN gene encoding splicing factor Cactin, whose translation MGSGSRSPGRRRRDRDRDRDRDRDRDRDRDRDRERSGSGERRRRRSRSRSGGRRHREQSSGSDSEDERHKWKKKSKSRDQHHKSQKKHRSRSQGRSSSSGSERERDKRRARSRERRRRRDGSKSSVSSVSSPSPPRSRGREESGQQLSLQERLRMKEEKKKQAALMKALETPEEKRARRLAKKEAKERKKREKMGWGEEYMGYTNTDNPFGDNNLLGTFIWSKALEKKGISHLDEKDLKERNKRIQEDNRLELQKVKQLRLEREREKAMREQELEMLQREKEAEHFKTWEEQEDNFHLQQAKLRSKIRIRDGRAKPIDLLAKYISAEDDDLAVEMHEPYTFLNGLTVSDMEDLVEDIQVYMELEQGKNVDFWRDMTIITEDEIAKLRKLEASGKGGPGERRDGVNASVSSDVQSVFKGKTYNQLQVLYQGIESKIRAGGPNLDIGYWESLLQQLKAYMARARLRERHQDVLRQKLYKLKQEQGVESEPLFPIIKREPVSPSDRLDPEESLVVQPGPSSEPEAEQDAEVKGEAEGEAVLMEEDLIQQSLDDYDAGKYSPRLLGPNELPFDAHVLEAEEDMHRLLLLRQQLQVTGDATESTDDIFFRKAKEGMGADEAQFSVEMPLTGKAYLWADKYRPRKPRFFNRVHTGFEWNKYNQTHYDFDNPPPKIVQGYKFNIFYPDLIDKRSTPEYFLEACQDNKDFAILRFHAGPPYEDIAFKIVNREWEYSHRHGFRCQFANGIFQLWFHFKRYRYRR comes from the exons atGGGCTCCGGGTCGCGCAGCCCCGGCCGGCGGCGTCGGGacagggaccgggaccgggatcgggatcgggatcgggatcgggaccgggaccgggaccgggagcgCTCCGGGAGCGGGGAGAGGCGGAGGCGCCGCAGCCGGAGCCGGAGCGGGGGGCGCCGCCACCGGGAGCAGAGCTCGGG CTCGGACTCTGAGGATGAGAGAcacaaatggaagaagaaaagcaaaagcagggaCCAGCACCATAAAAGCCAGAAGAAACACCGCTCGCGGTCCCAGGGTCGCTCCTCCAGCTCGGGCTCTGAGCGAGAGCGAGACAAGAGGCGAGCCCGGAGCAGGGAGAGGCGGAGGAGAAGAGATGGCTCCAAGTCCTCCGTGTCCTCAGTcagctctccctccccaccGCGTTCCCGCGGCCGGGAGGAGTCGGGGCAGCAGCTGAGCCTTCAGGAGCGCTTGAGgatgaaggaggagaagaagaagcagGCTGCGCTCATGAAGGCCTTGGAGACCCCTGAGGAGAAACGGGCTCGACGGCTGGCTAAGAAGGAGgccaaggagaggaaaaagcgGGAGAagatggggtggggagaggagtACATGGGTTACACCAACACCGACAATCCCTTTGGGGACAACAACCTGCTGGGCACTTTCATCTGGAGCAAG GCGCTGGAGAAAAAGGGGATCAGCCACCTGGATGAGAAGGACCTGAAGGAGAGGAACAAACGAATCCAGGAGGACAACCGTCTGGAGCTGCAGAAG GTGAAGCAGCTGCGCCTGGAGCGAGAGAGGGAGAAGGCGATGcgtgagcaggagctggagatgCTGCAGCGGGAGAAGGAGGCGGAACACTTCAAAAcctgggaggagcaggaggacaACTTCCACCTGCAGCAGGCCAAGCTGCG GTCTAAGATCCGGATTCGGGACGGGAGGGCGAAACCCATCGACCTCCTGGCCAAGTACATCAGTGCGGAGGATGACGATCTGGCTGTGGAAATGCACGAGCCCTACACCTTCCTGAACGGCCTGACCGTCTCCGACATGGAGGATCTGGTGGAGGACATTCAG GTTTACATGGAGCTGGAGCAAGGCAAGAACGTGGACTTCTGGAGGGACATGACCATCATCACGGAGGATGAAATAGCCAAGCTCCGCAAGCTGGAGGCCTCTGGGAAAGGAGGCCCAG GGGAGCGGCGGGACGGCGTCAACGCCTCCGTCAGCTCGGACGTGCAGTCCGTGTTCAAGGGGAAGACCTACAACCAGCTGCAGGTGCTGTACCAGGGCATCGAGAGCAAGATCCGGGCAGGAGGGCCCAACCTTGACATCGGATACTGGgagagcctgctgcagcagctgaaggccTACATGGCTCGGGCCAG GCTGCGGGAGCGGCACCAGGACGTGCTGCGGCAGAAGCTGTACAAGctgaagcaggagcagggcGTGGAGAGCGAGCCGCTCTTCCCCATCATCAAGCGGGAGCCGGTCTCCCCCAGCGACAG GCTGGACCCGGAGGAGAGCCTTGTGGTACAGCCGGGGCCGTCCTCAGAGCCAGAGGCTGAGCAGGATGCAGAGGTcaaaggagaggcagagggagaagCCGTGTTGATGGAGGAGGACCTGATCCAGCAGAGCCTGGACGACTACGACGCGGGGAAGTACAGCCCCCGGCTGCTGGGCCCCAACGAGCTGCCCTTCGACGCGCACGTGCTGGAGGCCGAGGAGGACATGCaccgcctgctgctgctgcgccaGCAGCTCCAGGTCACAG gcGATGCCACCGAGAGCACCGACGACATCTTCTTCAGGAAGGCCAAGGAGGGCATGGGCGCGGACGAGGCGCAGTTCAGCGTGGAAATGCCCCTCACGGGCAAGGCTTACCTCTGGGCTGACAAGTACCGGCCCCGCAAGCCTCGCTTCTTCAACCGGGTGCACACGGGCTTCGAGTGGAACAAATACAACCAGACCCACTATGACTTCGACAACCCCCCGCCCAAGATCGTGCAGGGCTACAAGTTCAACATCTTCTACCCCGACCTCATCGACAAGCGCTCTACGCCCGAATACTTCCTGGAGGCCTGCCAGGACAACAAGGACTTTGCCATCCTGCGCTTCCACGCCGGGCCGCCCTACGAGGACATCGCCTTCAAGATCGTCAACCGGGAGTGGGAGTATTCCCACCGCCACGGCTTTCGCTGCCAGTTTGCCAACGGCATCTTCCAGCTCTGGTTCCACTTCAAGCGCTACCGTTACCGCAGATGA